One Perognathus longimembris pacificus isolate PPM17 chromosome 2, ASM2315922v1, whole genome shotgun sequence DNA segment encodes these proteins:
- the Hspa12a gene encoding heat shock 70 kDa protein 12A isoform X2 → MESVGVYGFCGCKAKNKMKCDSRWEITAAETAPTSTYSSPARSLGDTGITPLSPSHIVNDTDANDAEQQTFLVVVAIDFGTTSSGYAYSFTKEPECIHVMRRWEGGDPGVSNQKTPTTILLTPERKFHSFGYAARDFYHDLDPNEAKQWLYLEKFKMKLHTTGDLTMETDLTAANGKKVKALDIFAYALQYFKEQALKELSDQAGSEFENSDVRWVITVPAIWKQPAKQFMRQAAYQAGLASPENSEQLIIALEPEAASIYCRKLRLHQMIELSSKAVVNGYRGSDTVGAGFAQAKEHVRRNRQSRTFLVENVIGEIWSELEEGDKYVVVDSGGGTVDLTVHQIRLPEGHLKELYKATGGPYGSLGVDYEFEKLLCKIFGEDFIEQFKIKRPAAWVDLMIAFESRKRAAAPDRTNPLNITLPFSFIDYYKKFRGHSVEHALRKSNVDFVKWSSQGMLRMSPDAMNALFKPTIDSIIEHLQDLFQKPEVSTVKFLFLVGGFAEAPLLQQAVQSAFGDKCRIIIPQDVGLTILKGAVLFGLDPAVIKVRRSPLTYGVGVLNRYVEGKHPAEKLLVKDGTRWCTDVFDKFISADQSVALGELVKRSYTPAKPSQLVIVINIYSSEQDDVSFITDPGVKKCGTLRLDLTGTSGTAVPARREIQTLMQFGDTEIKATAVDIATSKSVKVGIDFLNY, encoded by the exons AATGACACTGATGCTAATGACGCAGAACAGCAGACCTTTCTCGTGGTGGTGGCCATCGACTTTGGAACCACATCCAGTGGCTATGCATACAGCTTCACCAAGGAGCCAGAATGCATCCACGTGATGAG GCGATGGGAGGGAGGTGACCCTGGTGTATCCAACCAGAAGACGCCCACCACCATCTTGCTGACCCCAGAGAGGAAGTTCCACAGCTTCGGGTATGCCGCCAGAGACTTCTACCACGACCTGGATCCCAACGAGGCCAAGCAGTGGCTGTACCTGGAGAAGTTCAAGATGAAATTGCACACCACGGGG GACCTCACCATGGAGACAGACCTGACGGCTGCAAATGGCAAGAAAGTCAAAGCCCTTGACATCTTTGCTTATGCCCTGCAGTACTTTAAGGAGCAGGCATTGAAG GAGCTGAGTGACCAGGCGGGCTCGGAGTTCGAGAACTCCGATGTCAGATGGGTCATCACGGTTCCTGCCATCTGGAAACAGCCTGCCAAGCAGTTCATGAGACAAGCTGCCTACCAG GCGGGCCTGGCCTCCCCGGAGAACTCGGAACAGCTCATCATTGCCTTGGAGCCGGAAGCGGCTTCCATCTACTGCCGGAAGCTGCGGCTGCACCAGATGATCGAGCTTAGCAGCAAGGCGGTGGTCAATGGGTACCGCGGCAGTGACACAGTAGGAGCGGGGTTTGCACAGG CCAAGGAACATGTACGGCGTAATCGGCAGAGCCGGACATTTTTGGTGGAGAATGTCATAGGAGAAATCTGGTCCGAGCTGGAGGAAG GTGACAAGTATGTCGTTGTGGACAGTGGTGGAGGCACTGTAGACCTGACAGTCCATCAGATACGCCTACCAGAGGGACACCTGAAGGAGTTGTATAAAGCAACAG GTGGACCCTATGGATCCTTGGGCGTAGATTATGAATTTGAAAAACTTCTGTGTAAAATATTTGGTGAGGATTTCATTGAACAATTCAAGATCAAACGTCCTGCAGCCTGGGTCGACTTGATGATAGCGTTTGAATCTCGGAAAAGAGCAGCTGCCCCGGACCGAACCAACCCGCTGAACATCACCCTGCCCTTCTCCTTCATCGACTACTACAAGAAGTTCCGCGGCCACAGTGTGGAACACGCCTTGAGGAAGAGCAA TGTGGACTTTGTGAAGTGGTCCTCTCAGGGGATGCTGAGAATGAGTCCAGATGCCATGAACGCCCTTTTTAAGCCAACCATTGACAGCATCATCGAACACCTCC AGGACCTGTTTCAGAAGCCCGAGGTGTCCACGGTCAAGTTCCTCTTCCTGGTGGGGGGCTTCGCCGAAGCCCCACTCCTGCAGCAGGCGGTGCAGTCTGCCTTCGGTGACAAGTGCCGGATCATCATCCCTCAGGACGTGGGCCTCACCATCCTCAAGGGCGCCGTCCTCTTCGGCCTGGACCCCGCGGTCATCAAGGTGCGCCGGTCCCCACTCACCTACGGGGTGGGCGTGCTGAACCGCTACGTGGAGGGCAAGCACCCGGCCGAGAAGCTGCTGGTGAAGGACGGCACTCGCTGGTGCACCGATGTCTTCGACAAATTCATCTCGGCCGATCAGTCCGTGGCCCTGGGGGAGCTGGTCAAGCGGAGCTACACCCCAGCCAAGCCGTCGCAGCTGGTCATCGTCATCAACATCTACAGCTCGGAGCAGGACGACGTGAGCTTCATCACTGACCCCGGGGTGAAGAAGTGTGGCACGCTCCGCCTGGATCTCACGGGCACCAGCGGCACCGCCGTGCCGGCCCGGAGGGAAATCCAGACCCTCATGCAGTTCGGGGACACCGAGATCAAGGCCACAGCCGTGGATATAGCCACCTCAAAGAGTGTCAAAGTGGGGATTGACTTCTTAAATTACTAA
- the Hspa12a gene encoding heat shock 70 kDa protein 12A isoform X1 yields the protein MMESVGVYGFCGCKAKNKMKCDSRWEITAAETAPTSTYSSPARSLGDTGITPLSPSHIVNDTDANDAEQQTFLVVVAIDFGTTSSGYAYSFTKEPECIHVMRRWEGGDPGVSNQKTPTTILLTPERKFHSFGYAARDFYHDLDPNEAKQWLYLEKFKMKLHTTGDLTMETDLTAANGKKVKALDIFAYALQYFKEQALKELSDQAGSEFENSDVRWVITVPAIWKQPAKQFMRQAAYQAGLASPENSEQLIIALEPEAASIYCRKLRLHQMIELSSKAVVNGYRGSDTVGAGFAQAKEHVRRNRQSRTFLVENVIGEIWSELEEGDKYVVVDSGGGTVDLTVHQIRLPEGHLKELYKATGGPYGSLGVDYEFEKLLCKIFGEDFIEQFKIKRPAAWVDLMIAFESRKRAAAPDRTNPLNITLPFSFIDYYKKFRGHSVEHALRKSNVDFVKWSSQGMLRMSPDAMNALFKPTIDSIIEHLQDLFQKPEVSTVKFLFLVGGFAEAPLLQQAVQSAFGDKCRIIIPQDVGLTILKGAVLFGLDPAVIKVRRSPLTYGVGVLNRYVEGKHPAEKLLVKDGTRWCTDVFDKFISADQSVALGELVKRSYTPAKPSQLVIVINIYSSEQDDVSFITDPGVKKCGTLRLDLTGTSGTAVPARREIQTLMQFGDTEIKATAVDIATSKSVKVGIDFLNY from the exons AATGACACTGATGCTAATGACGCAGAACAGCAGACCTTTCTCGTGGTGGTGGCCATCGACTTTGGAACCACATCCAGTGGCTATGCATACAGCTTCACCAAGGAGCCAGAATGCATCCACGTGATGAG GCGATGGGAGGGAGGTGACCCTGGTGTATCCAACCAGAAGACGCCCACCACCATCTTGCTGACCCCAGAGAGGAAGTTCCACAGCTTCGGGTATGCCGCCAGAGACTTCTACCACGACCTGGATCCCAACGAGGCCAAGCAGTGGCTGTACCTGGAGAAGTTCAAGATGAAATTGCACACCACGGGG GACCTCACCATGGAGACAGACCTGACGGCTGCAAATGGCAAGAAAGTCAAAGCCCTTGACATCTTTGCTTATGCCCTGCAGTACTTTAAGGAGCAGGCATTGAAG GAGCTGAGTGACCAGGCGGGCTCGGAGTTCGAGAACTCCGATGTCAGATGGGTCATCACGGTTCCTGCCATCTGGAAACAGCCTGCCAAGCAGTTCATGAGACAAGCTGCCTACCAG GCGGGCCTGGCCTCCCCGGAGAACTCGGAACAGCTCATCATTGCCTTGGAGCCGGAAGCGGCTTCCATCTACTGCCGGAAGCTGCGGCTGCACCAGATGATCGAGCTTAGCAGCAAGGCGGTGGTCAATGGGTACCGCGGCAGTGACACAGTAGGAGCGGGGTTTGCACAGG CCAAGGAACATGTACGGCGTAATCGGCAGAGCCGGACATTTTTGGTGGAGAATGTCATAGGAGAAATCTGGTCCGAGCTGGAGGAAG GTGACAAGTATGTCGTTGTGGACAGTGGTGGAGGCACTGTAGACCTGACAGTCCATCAGATACGCCTACCAGAGGGACACCTGAAGGAGTTGTATAAAGCAACAG GTGGACCCTATGGATCCTTGGGCGTAGATTATGAATTTGAAAAACTTCTGTGTAAAATATTTGGTGAGGATTTCATTGAACAATTCAAGATCAAACGTCCTGCAGCCTGGGTCGACTTGATGATAGCGTTTGAATCTCGGAAAAGAGCAGCTGCCCCGGACCGAACCAACCCGCTGAACATCACCCTGCCCTTCTCCTTCATCGACTACTACAAGAAGTTCCGCGGCCACAGTGTGGAACACGCCTTGAGGAAGAGCAA TGTGGACTTTGTGAAGTGGTCCTCTCAGGGGATGCTGAGAATGAGTCCAGATGCCATGAACGCCCTTTTTAAGCCAACCATTGACAGCATCATCGAACACCTCC AGGACCTGTTTCAGAAGCCCGAGGTGTCCACGGTCAAGTTCCTCTTCCTGGTGGGGGGCTTCGCCGAAGCCCCACTCCTGCAGCAGGCGGTGCAGTCTGCCTTCGGTGACAAGTGCCGGATCATCATCCCTCAGGACGTGGGCCTCACCATCCTCAAGGGCGCCGTCCTCTTCGGCCTGGACCCCGCGGTCATCAAGGTGCGCCGGTCCCCACTCACCTACGGGGTGGGCGTGCTGAACCGCTACGTGGAGGGCAAGCACCCGGCCGAGAAGCTGCTGGTGAAGGACGGCACTCGCTGGTGCACCGATGTCTTCGACAAATTCATCTCGGCCGATCAGTCCGTGGCCCTGGGGGAGCTGGTCAAGCGGAGCTACACCCCAGCCAAGCCGTCGCAGCTGGTCATCGTCATCAACATCTACAGCTCGGAGCAGGACGACGTGAGCTTCATCACTGACCCCGGGGTGAAGAAGTGTGGCACGCTCCGCCTGGATCTCACGGGCACCAGCGGCACCGCCGTGCCGGCCCGGAGGGAAATCCAGACCCTCATGCAGTTCGGGGACACCGAGATCAAGGCCACAGCCGTGGATATAGCCACCTCAAAGAGTGTCAAAGTGGGGATTGACTTCTTAAATTACTAA
- the Hspa12a gene encoding heat shock 70 kDa protein 12A isoform X5, with translation MRRWEGGDPGVSNQKTPTTILLTPERKFHSFGYAARDFYHDLDPNEAKQWLYLEKFKMKLHTTGDLTMETDLTAANGKKVKALDIFAYALQYFKEQALKELSDQAGSEFENSDVRWVITVPAIWKQPAKQFMRQAAYQAGLASPENSEQLIIALEPEAASIYCRKLRLHQMIELSSKAVVNGYRGSDTVGAGFAQAKEHVRRNRQSRTFLVENVIGEIWSELEEGDKYVVVDSGGGTVDLTVHQIRLPEGHLKELYKATGGPYGSLGVDYEFEKLLCKIFGEDFIEQFKIKRPAAWVDLMIAFESRKRAAAPDRTNPLNITLPFSFIDYYKKFRGHSVEHALRKSNVDFVKWSSQGMLRMSPDAMNALFKPTIDSIIEHLQDLFQKPEVSTVKFLFLVGGFAEAPLLQQAVQSAFGDKCRIIIPQDVGLTILKGAVLFGLDPAVIKVRRSPLTYGVGVLNRYVEGKHPAEKLLVKDGTRWCTDVFDKFISADQSVALGELVKRSYTPAKPSQLVIVINIYSSEQDDVSFITDPGVKKCGTLRLDLTGTSGTAVPARREIQTLMQFGDTEIKATAVDIATSKSVKVGIDFLNY, from the exons ATGAG GCGATGGGAGGGAGGTGACCCTGGTGTATCCAACCAGAAGACGCCCACCACCATCTTGCTGACCCCAGAGAGGAAGTTCCACAGCTTCGGGTATGCCGCCAGAGACTTCTACCACGACCTGGATCCCAACGAGGCCAAGCAGTGGCTGTACCTGGAGAAGTTCAAGATGAAATTGCACACCACGGGG GACCTCACCATGGAGACAGACCTGACGGCTGCAAATGGCAAGAAAGTCAAAGCCCTTGACATCTTTGCTTATGCCCTGCAGTACTTTAAGGAGCAGGCATTGAAG GAGCTGAGTGACCAGGCGGGCTCGGAGTTCGAGAACTCCGATGTCAGATGGGTCATCACGGTTCCTGCCATCTGGAAACAGCCTGCCAAGCAGTTCATGAGACAAGCTGCCTACCAG GCGGGCCTGGCCTCCCCGGAGAACTCGGAACAGCTCATCATTGCCTTGGAGCCGGAAGCGGCTTCCATCTACTGCCGGAAGCTGCGGCTGCACCAGATGATCGAGCTTAGCAGCAAGGCGGTGGTCAATGGGTACCGCGGCAGTGACACAGTAGGAGCGGGGTTTGCACAGG CCAAGGAACATGTACGGCGTAATCGGCAGAGCCGGACATTTTTGGTGGAGAATGTCATAGGAGAAATCTGGTCCGAGCTGGAGGAAG GTGACAAGTATGTCGTTGTGGACAGTGGTGGAGGCACTGTAGACCTGACAGTCCATCAGATACGCCTACCAGAGGGACACCTGAAGGAGTTGTATAAAGCAACAG GTGGACCCTATGGATCCTTGGGCGTAGATTATGAATTTGAAAAACTTCTGTGTAAAATATTTGGTGAGGATTTCATTGAACAATTCAAGATCAAACGTCCTGCAGCCTGGGTCGACTTGATGATAGCGTTTGAATCTCGGAAAAGAGCAGCTGCCCCGGACCGAACCAACCCGCTGAACATCACCCTGCCCTTCTCCTTCATCGACTACTACAAGAAGTTCCGCGGCCACAGTGTGGAACACGCCTTGAGGAAGAGCAA TGTGGACTTTGTGAAGTGGTCCTCTCAGGGGATGCTGAGAATGAGTCCAGATGCCATGAACGCCCTTTTTAAGCCAACCATTGACAGCATCATCGAACACCTCC AGGACCTGTTTCAGAAGCCCGAGGTGTCCACGGTCAAGTTCCTCTTCCTGGTGGGGGGCTTCGCCGAAGCCCCACTCCTGCAGCAGGCGGTGCAGTCTGCCTTCGGTGACAAGTGCCGGATCATCATCCCTCAGGACGTGGGCCTCACCATCCTCAAGGGCGCCGTCCTCTTCGGCCTGGACCCCGCGGTCATCAAGGTGCGCCGGTCCCCACTCACCTACGGGGTGGGCGTGCTGAACCGCTACGTGGAGGGCAAGCACCCGGCCGAGAAGCTGCTGGTGAAGGACGGCACTCGCTGGTGCACCGATGTCTTCGACAAATTCATCTCGGCCGATCAGTCCGTGGCCCTGGGGGAGCTGGTCAAGCGGAGCTACACCCCAGCCAAGCCGTCGCAGCTGGTCATCGTCATCAACATCTACAGCTCGGAGCAGGACGACGTGAGCTTCATCACTGACCCCGGGGTGAAGAAGTGTGGCACGCTCCGCCTGGATCTCACGGGCACCAGCGGCACCGCCGTGCCGGCCCGGAGGGAAATCCAGACCCTCATGCAGTTCGGGGACACCGAGATCAAGGCCACAGCCGTGGATATAGCCACCTCAAAGAGTGTCAAAGTGGGGATTGACTTCTTAAATTACTAA
- the Hspa12a gene encoding heat shock 70 kDa protein 12A isoform X3: MADKEAGGGGGGDAGSRETAPTSTYSSPARSLGDTGITPLSPSHIVNDTDANDAEQQTFLVVVAIDFGTTSSGYAYSFTKEPECIHVMRRWEGGDPGVSNQKTPTTILLTPERKFHSFGYAARDFYHDLDPNEAKQWLYLEKFKMKLHTTGDLTMETDLTAANGKKVKALDIFAYALQYFKEQALKELSDQAGSEFENSDVRWVITVPAIWKQPAKQFMRQAAYQAGLASPENSEQLIIALEPEAASIYCRKLRLHQMIELSSKAVVNGYRGSDTVGAGFAQAKEHVRRNRQSRTFLVENVIGEIWSELEEGDKYVVVDSGGGTVDLTVHQIRLPEGHLKELYKATGGPYGSLGVDYEFEKLLCKIFGEDFIEQFKIKRPAAWVDLMIAFESRKRAAAPDRTNPLNITLPFSFIDYYKKFRGHSVEHALRKSNVDFVKWSSQGMLRMSPDAMNALFKPTIDSIIEHLQDLFQKPEVSTVKFLFLVGGFAEAPLLQQAVQSAFGDKCRIIIPQDVGLTILKGAVLFGLDPAVIKVRRSPLTYGVGVLNRYVEGKHPAEKLLVKDGTRWCTDVFDKFISADQSVALGELVKRSYTPAKPSQLVIVINIYSSEQDDVSFITDPGVKKCGTLRLDLTGTSGTAVPARREIQTLMQFGDTEIKATAVDIATSKSVKVGIDFLNY; this comes from the exons AATGACACTGATGCTAATGACGCAGAACAGCAGACCTTTCTCGTGGTGGTGGCCATCGACTTTGGAACCACATCCAGTGGCTATGCATACAGCTTCACCAAGGAGCCAGAATGCATCCACGTGATGAG GCGATGGGAGGGAGGTGACCCTGGTGTATCCAACCAGAAGACGCCCACCACCATCTTGCTGACCCCAGAGAGGAAGTTCCACAGCTTCGGGTATGCCGCCAGAGACTTCTACCACGACCTGGATCCCAACGAGGCCAAGCAGTGGCTGTACCTGGAGAAGTTCAAGATGAAATTGCACACCACGGGG GACCTCACCATGGAGACAGACCTGACGGCTGCAAATGGCAAGAAAGTCAAAGCCCTTGACATCTTTGCTTATGCCCTGCAGTACTTTAAGGAGCAGGCATTGAAG GAGCTGAGTGACCAGGCGGGCTCGGAGTTCGAGAACTCCGATGTCAGATGGGTCATCACGGTTCCTGCCATCTGGAAACAGCCTGCCAAGCAGTTCATGAGACAAGCTGCCTACCAG GCGGGCCTGGCCTCCCCGGAGAACTCGGAACAGCTCATCATTGCCTTGGAGCCGGAAGCGGCTTCCATCTACTGCCGGAAGCTGCGGCTGCACCAGATGATCGAGCTTAGCAGCAAGGCGGTGGTCAATGGGTACCGCGGCAGTGACACAGTAGGAGCGGGGTTTGCACAGG CCAAGGAACATGTACGGCGTAATCGGCAGAGCCGGACATTTTTGGTGGAGAATGTCATAGGAGAAATCTGGTCCGAGCTGGAGGAAG GTGACAAGTATGTCGTTGTGGACAGTGGTGGAGGCACTGTAGACCTGACAGTCCATCAGATACGCCTACCAGAGGGACACCTGAAGGAGTTGTATAAAGCAACAG GTGGACCCTATGGATCCTTGGGCGTAGATTATGAATTTGAAAAACTTCTGTGTAAAATATTTGGTGAGGATTTCATTGAACAATTCAAGATCAAACGTCCTGCAGCCTGGGTCGACTTGATGATAGCGTTTGAATCTCGGAAAAGAGCAGCTGCCCCGGACCGAACCAACCCGCTGAACATCACCCTGCCCTTCTCCTTCATCGACTACTACAAGAAGTTCCGCGGCCACAGTGTGGAACACGCCTTGAGGAAGAGCAA TGTGGACTTTGTGAAGTGGTCCTCTCAGGGGATGCTGAGAATGAGTCCAGATGCCATGAACGCCCTTTTTAAGCCAACCATTGACAGCATCATCGAACACCTCC AGGACCTGTTTCAGAAGCCCGAGGTGTCCACGGTCAAGTTCCTCTTCCTGGTGGGGGGCTTCGCCGAAGCCCCACTCCTGCAGCAGGCGGTGCAGTCTGCCTTCGGTGACAAGTGCCGGATCATCATCCCTCAGGACGTGGGCCTCACCATCCTCAAGGGCGCCGTCCTCTTCGGCCTGGACCCCGCGGTCATCAAGGTGCGCCGGTCCCCACTCACCTACGGGGTGGGCGTGCTGAACCGCTACGTGGAGGGCAAGCACCCGGCCGAGAAGCTGCTGGTGAAGGACGGCACTCGCTGGTGCACCGATGTCTTCGACAAATTCATCTCGGCCGATCAGTCCGTGGCCCTGGGGGAGCTGGTCAAGCGGAGCTACACCCCAGCCAAGCCGTCGCAGCTGGTCATCGTCATCAACATCTACAGCTCGGAGCAGGACGACGTGAGCTTCATCACTGACCCCGGGGTGAAGAAGTGTGGCACGCTCCGCCTGGATCTCACGGGCACCAGCGGCACCGCCGTGCCGGCCCGGAGGGAAATCCAGACCCTCATGCAGTTCGGGGACACCGAGATCAAGGCCACAGCCGTGGATATAGCCACCTCAAAGAGTGTCAAAGTGGGGATTGACTTCTTAAATTACTAA
- the Hspa12a gene encoding heat shock 70 kDa protein 12A isoform X4: protein MMESVGVYGFCGCKAKNKMKCDSRWEITAAETAPTSTYSSPARSLGDTGITPLSPSHIVNDTDANDAEQQTFLVVVAIDFGTTSSGYAYSFTKEPECIHVMRRWEGGDPGVSNQKTPTTILLTPERKFHSFGYAARDFYHDLDPNEAKQWLYLEKFKMKLHTTGDLTMETDLTAANGKKVKALDIFAYALQYFKEQALKELSDQAGSEFENSDVRWVITVPAIWKQPAKQFMRQAAYQAGLASPENSEQLIIALEPEAASIYCRKLRLHQMIELSSKAVVNGYRGSDTVGAGFAQGDKYVVVDSGGGTVDLTVHQIRLPEGHLKELYKATGGPYGSLGVDYEFEKLLCKIFGEDFIEQFKIKRPAAWVDLMIAFESRKRAAAPDRTNPLNITLPFSFIDYYKKFRGHSVEHALRKSNVDFVKWSSQGMLRMSPDAMNALFKPTIDSIIEHLQDLFQKPEVSTVKFLFLVGGFAEAPLLQQAVQSAFGDKCRIIIPQDVGLTILKGAVLFGLDPAVIKVRRSPLTYGVGVLNRYVEGKHPAEKLLVKDGTRWCTDVFDKFISADQSVALGELVKRSYTPAKPSQLVIVINIYSSEQDDVSFITDPGVKKCGTLRLDLTGTSGTAVPARREIQTLMQFGDTEIKATAVDIATSKSVKVGIDFLNY, encoded by the exons AATGACACTGATGCTAATGACGCAGAACAGCAGACCTTTCTCGTGGTGGTGGCCATCGACTTTGGAACCACATCCAGTGGCTATGCATACAGCTTCACCAAGGAGCCAGAATGCATCCACGTGATGAG GCGATGGGAGGGAGGTGACCCTGGTGTATCCAACCAGAAGACGCCCACCACCATCTTGCTGACCCCAGAGAGGAAGTTCCACAGCTTCGGGTATGCCGCCAGAGACTTCTACCACGACCTGGATCCCAACGAGGCCAAGCAGTGGCTGTACCTGGAGAAGTTCAAGATGAAATTGCACACCACGGGG GACCTCACCATGGAGACAGACCTGACGGCTGCAAATGGCAAGAAAGTCAAAGCCCTTGACATCTTTGCTTATGCCCTGCAGTACTTTAAGGAGCAGGCATTGAAG GAGCTGAGTGACCAGGCGGGCTCGGAGTTCGAGAACTCCGATGTCAGATGGGTCATCACGGTTCCTGCCATCTGGAAACAGCCTGCCAAGCAGTTCATGAGACAAGCTGCCTACCAG GCGGGCCTGGCCTCCCCGGAGAACTCGGAACAGCTCATCATTGCCTTGGAGCCGGAAGCGGCTTCCATCTACTGCCGGAAGCTGCGGCTGCACCAGATGATCGAGCTTAGCAGCAAGGCGGTGGTCAATGGGTACCGCGGCAGTGACACAGTAGGAGCGGGGTTTGCACAGG GTGACAAGTATGTCGTTGTGGACAGTGGTGGAGGCACTGTAGACCTGACAGTCCATCAGATACGCCTACCAGAGGGACACCTGAAGGAGTTGTATAAAGCAACAG GTGGACCCTATGGATCCTTGGGCGTAGATTATGAATTTGAAAAACTTCTGTGTAAAATATTTGGTGAGGATTTCATTGAACAATTCAAGATCAAACGTCCTGCAGCCTGGGTCGACTTGATGATAGCGTTTGAATCTCGGAAAAGAGCAGCTGCCCCGGACCGAACCAACCCGCTGAACATCACCCTGCCCTTCTCCTTCATCGACTACTACAAGAAGTTCCGCGGCCACAGTGTGGAACACGCCTTGAGGAAGAGCAA TGTGGACTTTGTGAAGTGGTCCTCTCAGGGGATGCTGAGAATGAGTCCAGATGCCATGAACGCCCTTTTTAAGCCAACCATTGACAGCATCATCGAACACCTCC AGGACCTGTTTCAGAAGCCCGAGGTGTCCACGGTCAAGTTCCTCTTCCTGGTGGGGGGCTTCGCCGAAGCCCCACTCCTGCAGCAGGCGGTGCAGTCTGCCTTCGGTGACAAGTGCCGGATCATCATCCCTCAGGACGTGGGCCTCACCATCCTCAAGGGCGCCGTCCTCTTCGGCCTGGACCCCGCGGTCATCAAGGTGCGCCGGTCCCCACTCACCTACGGGGTGGGCGTGCTGAACCGCTACGTGGAGGGCAAGCACCCGGCCGAGAAGCTGCTGGTGAAGGACGGCACTCGCTGGTGCACCGATGTCTTCGACAAATTCATCTCGGCCGATCAGTCCGTGGCCCTGGGGGAGCTGGTCAAGCGGAGCTACACCCCAGCCAAGCCGTCGCAGCTGGTCATCGTCATCAACATCTACAGCTCGGAGCAGGACGACGTGAGCTTCATCACTGACCCCGGGGTGAAGAAGTGTGGCACGCTCCGCCTGGATCTCACGGGCACCAGCGGCACCGCCGTGCCGGCCCGGAGGGAAATCCAGACCCTCATGCAGTTCGGGGACACCGAGATCAAGGCCACAGCCGTGGATATAGCCACCTCAAAGAGTGTCAAAGTGGGGATTGACTTCTTAAATTACTAA